The genome window CAGGTCAACCAGGATCTCGCCGAAGGGGTCCGTCGGGGCGAGAGGTACTACCGTCAGGGCAACTACACAGCGGCTGAGCAGACGCTGACGCAGGCGATCAACGCCGACCGCAGCTCGCCGGTGGCGGCTGAGGGGTACTATATTCGTGGCTTAACTCGGCTTAAGCGGGGGCAGATCAACAACGCCGAGAGCGATTTCGTCTGCGCGATCGAGTTGGGCGACCGGGACGAGATCAAGACCAACTGCCAGGTGTGTCTGGGGTCGATCGCCTACGAGCGGGACAACTTCAGCAAGGCCTACGCCTACTACATGCTGGCCAGTCAGCACCTGGTTCAGATGAGCCCGAACGACTGGGTGCTCTACCGCCTGGGTGACGCGGCGCAGAAGGTGGGCAAGTGGCAGGAGGCGCGGAAGGTTTTCGCCCGTTTGATTCGGGATTTTCCGGACAGCGAGGCGGCCAAGTCGGCCCGTAAGCGCTTGAACTACAGCTACTTTACGATCCAGGCGGGGGCGTTCAACAAGCACAGCAATGCCTCGGACCGGCTGGATCAGCTTCAGCGGGCGTCGATTCCGGCGCGGGCCGAGGTGATCCCGCGGGGGGCGTCGACGCTGCAGGTGGTCTACGTGGGCAAGTACAGCAACTTCAAGTCGGCACAGGAAATGCTGGATAAAGTAAGAATGGTCGTACCCGATGCGCGGATCGTGCCATAATCGATCGCCATCAGTGTTATTTATAAGCTGGGATGCAGCGTCATGAAATCGAAAGTCTTTTCCCTGTTGACGGTCTGTTGCGCGATGGGCCTGTTGTGGGGCTGCCAGGAGAAGGGTTCGGCGGTCGAGCAGCGGCAGCCGGAGCCTACGTCGGCGTTCTATCAGCCGTTTGGTCCGGGTGGAGAGATCCCGGCGATGCAGGTGAGTTTGCCGGATTACCGCCTGAACGTGGGGGACATGCTGGAGATCATCTACCACGTCAAGCACCTGGTGACGGATGAATACCGGTTCCACACCGAGGACACGATCAGCATCATGTTCCCGTACCACCCGGAGTTCAACCAGACGGTGACGATTCCGCCGGACGGGACGATCCGGCTGATGCTGGTCGGGGAGGTCAAGGTCTACGAGGCCCAGGAGGTGGAGGGGGAGACCGTCGTGAAGGGCAAGACGGTAGGGGAATTCGAACAGGAGTTGAAGGAGAAGTATTCGAAGTTCTTCAAGGACAACGACTTGACGGTGACCTTCACCGCCGCCAATACGAAGATCGAGGAGCTCAAGCGGGCGATCACCACCGCTCCTCGCGGCCAGAGCCGTCTGATGCCGGTCAAGCCCGACGGGAATATCACGCTGCCGTTCATCAAGGATATCCGTGCGTACGGCAAGACGATCGAGGAACTGCACGGCGATCTGAACGAGGCCTACGAGCGGGCGGGGCTTCCGGAACTGGAGGTGACGGTGCAGATTTTGACGGTCGCGCCGCGGAAGATCT of Phycisphaerae bacterium contains these proteins:
- a CDS encoding tetratricopeptide repeat protein is translated as MLCGLFVGCQQVNQDLAEGVRRGERYYRQGNYTAAEQTLTQAINADRSSPVAAEGYYIRGLTRLKRGQINNAESDFVCAIELGDRDEIKTNCQVCLGSIAYERDNFSKAYAYYMLASQHLVQMSPNDWVLYRLGDAAQKVGKWQEARKVFARLIRDFPDSEAAKSARKRLNYSYFTIQAGAFNKHSNASDRLDQLQRASIPARAEVIPRGASTLQVVYVGKYSNFKSAQEMLDKVRMVVPDARIVP